A part of Aquila chrysaetos chrysaetos chromosome 14, bAquChr1.4, whole genome shotgun sequence genomic DNA contains:
- the SLAIN1 gene encoding SLAIN motif-containing protein 1 isoform X5: MGYKLQDLTDVQIMARLQEESLRQDYASTSASVSRHSSSVSLHAGKKGTCGDQEYDRYSLEDEEEFDHLPPPQPRLTRCSPFQRGIPHSQTFSSIRDCRRSPTSPHFPSNTYQQPYYSPQAQTPEQQPNRINGDKLRRSMPNLTRMPSTPTINSNAGFASSPVTVRNSQSFDSNLHGASNGISRMQSCIPSPGQLQHRVHSVGHFPVSVRQPLKATAYVSPTVQGSTSSSSSSSIPISNNLQLYSNTGIPMPNKTASQGIVGRSALPRPSLAINGSGIPRSKIAQPVRSFLQPPKPLSSLSTMRDGNWRDGCY; this comes from the exons ATGGGATACAAGCTGCAGGACCTCACCGACGTTCAGATCATGGCTCGTCTACAGGAGGAGA GCCTTAGGCAAGATTATGCTTCGACTTCAGCATCTGTGTCAAGGCACAGTTCAAGCGTCTCTCTGCATGCGGGAAAGAAAGGGACATGCGGTGACCAGGAATACGATCGCTATAGTCTTGAGGACGAGGAAGAGTTTGACCACCTCCCACCTCCGCAGCCACGGCTGACTCGCTGCTCCCCCTTCCAGAGAGGAATTCCTCACTCACAGACTTTCTCCAGTATCCGGGACTGCAGGAGGAGCCCTACCTCCCCACACTTCCCTTCAAATACTTATCAGCAGCCCTACTACTCTCCGCAAGCCCAAACTCCAGAGCAGCAACCAAATAGGATTAATGGAG ATAAACTTCGAAGAAGCATGCCTAACCTCACTCGGATGCCAAGTACCCCCACCATTAACAGTAATGCTGGCTTTGCTAGTTCTCCGGTCACTGTGAGGAACAGTCAAAGCTTTGACTCCAATTTGCATGGAGCAAGTAATGGGATTTCAAGGATGCAGTCGTGTA TTCCATCCCCAGGACAGCTTCAGCACAGAGTTCACAGTGTGGGACATTTTCCAGTGTCTGTCAGACAGCCTCTCAAAGCTACTGCCTACGTAAGCCCAACCGTACAAGGTAGTactagtagtagtagtagcagcAGTATTCCAATATCCAACAACTTACAGTTGTATTCTAACACTGGGATCCCAATGCCAAACAAGACTGCCAGTCAAGGAATTGTAGGGCGCAGTGCTCTTCCAAGACCATCGCTGGCTATCAACGGGAGTGGCATACCCAGAAGTAAAATTGCACAGCCAGTTCGAAG TTTCCTTCAGCCTCCAAAGCCACTTTCGTCACTCAGCACGATGCGGGATGGGAACTGGAGAGACGGCTGCTATTGA